The following coding sequences are from one Humulus lupulus chromosome X, drHumLupu1.1, whole genome shotgun sequence window:
- the LOC133806930 gene encoding uncharacterized protein LOC133806930 — translation MSWADKVEANDFQASAQKQWQKFQAVNLSFSDQKLEFIEPLFREGRKFAQIDAEEVKMQSANWSSAVICMVLGANPPMAVFEGLIKRVWGHLGIAQLARMTMGLTMVKFNDDATRDHVLEHGLTHFDRKPVIVRPWTTDLCAVRLVRTVPLWICLQELGLQYSSSKCLSALVSTIGRPIMVDKFTRERSRVQFARVLVEMEIMDSLPKSIQFINEHGQIMEQGVEYEWLLIKCKTCAGFGHSMVECRKEKKVHWVRKVTEAQTEEDQGPGVQQVGQMKEDGDQACSGTSKEKVEPEGPSLSGEEAKDDTNDRGSVTNPWRTPKRVVAHAKEGQRLYTHAHNAGRKTKALNKFEILQETVVINKEGSLNPTSSYG, via the coding sequence ATGTCATGGGCAGACAAGGTGGAGGCGAATGACTTTCAGGCATCAGCTCAGAAGCAATGGCAGAAATTTCAGGCTGTTAATCTCTCTTTTTCAGATCAGAAGCTTGAATTCATTGAACCTCTATTCAGAGAAGGACGAAAGTTTGCTCAAATCGATGCCGAGGAGGTTAAAATGCAATCCGCAAATTGGAGTTCGGCAGTCATATGCATGGTGTTGGGTGCCAACCCACCTATGGCTGTCTTTGAAGGATTAATCAAGAGGGTTTGGGGTCACTTAGGGATAGCTCAGTTAGCTAGAATGACGATGGGTCTAACAATGGTAAAGTTCAATGATGATGCTACAAGAGATCATGTCCTTGAACATGGCCTTACACATTTTGATAGGAAGCCGGTCATAGTTCGCCCATGGACAACGGATTTGTGTGCAGTTCGTCTGGTTCGCACTGTTCCCCTTTGGATTTGCCTTCAAGAATTAGGGCTCCAGTATTCGAGTAGCAAATGCCTCAGTGCTTTAGTTAGCACTATAGGTAGGCCGATAATGGTAGACAAGTTTACTAGGGAACGGTCTCGTGTGCAATTTGCTCGAGTTTTGGTTGAGATGGAAATCATGGATAGTCTTCCGAAGAGCATTCAGTTCATTAACGAACATGGTCAGATCATGGAGCAGGGGGTTGAGTATGAATGGCTACTGATAAAGTGTAAAACCTGTGCTGGCTTTGGGCACTCAATGGTAGAATGCAGGAAAGAGAAGAAAGTTCATTGGGTCAGGAAAGTAACAGAGGCCCAAACAGAGGAGGATCAGGGACCTGGGGTACAACAGGTTGGACAGATGAAAGAAGATGGGGATCAGGCATGTTCAGGAACAAGCAAAGAGAAGGTGGAACCTGAGGGTCCTTCTCTCTCAGGCGAGGAAGCAAAGGATGACACTAATGATAGAGGTTCGGTCACTAATCCGTGGAGAACTCCAAAAAGAGTTGTTGCACATGCTAAGGAGGGACAGAGGTTATATACTCATGCTCATAATGCAGGTCGTAAAACTAAAGCTCTGAACAAGTTTGAAATTCTGCAAGAAACAGTGGTGATCAACAAGGAAGGCAGTTTGAATCCTACCTCCTCTTATGGATAG
- the LOC133806929 gene encoding uncharacterized protein LOC133806929 gives MENHFPNWDYHTSSIIEGRILVMWRRSFVKTIILEESSQAIHCQVKMLGLQQEFGVTFDYGLNSIEGKDRAGGKAVSDSELHDSLNWLASAQVEPLRGIGSYYTWSNNQEGAARIYSKIDHVLSIENWDPKIFAITTTGQSTRISMSWLLKAREAQLQLMDRIGDLQANYHKAKDAYQVAQLQAQAHPLDSCYEEAERTAAGEFSVQESPSSASGRVNLQHIDLGPKLSVEQQVSLLRPFSKKEIREALFSIPNTKSPGPDGYGSGFFKDVWSKIGEEVCSAISYCFESGNFPSKLHETTISLIPKIANPSRAVDYKPIACCSTLYKCMAKLICKRLAVVLPVIVQSNQGAFIQGRSIAHNIMICQDLIKNYGRVSTSLRCVIKIDLSKAYDTVDWLFLEGLLKALKFPMKFIGWVMSCVRNTTYFLVMNGRIQGKFKGGKGLRQGDPMSPLLFVLIMEYLTRSLQYAALNSLFCFHPMCKNLKLINLCFADDLLIFCKGTLPAVRSVKRVLDEFAIASGLNINTEIKIEDSDWASRHLSFAGRIQLINSVLLGLRNYWMSIFVFPQSVVKEVERLCRGFLWGVSGQRSKLHNPSWQKVCRPKAYGGLGFRDGSLWNRYVLAKYIWALSFKPDLLWVKWINSIYLKEKSFWNYDLKGDCSWYWRKLCHLKKYFSSAAISAAGMKSKFLSSKLYSSLLT, from the exons ATGGAGAACCATTTTCCAAACTGGGACTATCACACTAGTTCCATCATTGAAGGTCGTATCTTAGTAATGTGGAGAAGATCGTTTGTTAAAACCATTATTTTAGAGGAATCCTCTCAAGCAATTCATTGTCAGGTGAAGATGTTGGGTTTGCAGCAGGAATTCGGGGTCACATTCGATTATGGTCTTAATTCGATTGAGG GCAAGGACAGAGCTGGAGGCAAGGCTGTTTCAGACTCAGAATTACATGACTCTTTAAATTGGTTGGCTAGTGCTCAGGTTGAACCTCTTCGGGGTATTGGCTCCTATTACACGTGGTCTAATAATCAAGAGGGTGCCGCTAGGATATATTCTAAAATTGACCATGTTTTGAGCATTGAAAA TTGGGATCCAAAAATTTTCGCTATTACAACTACTGGGCAGAGCACAAGGATTTCAATGAGTTGGTTGTTAAAAGCTAGAGAGGCCCAATTACAGCTTATG gaCCGAATAGGAGATTTACAAGCAAATTATCATAAGGCCAAGGATGCTTATCAAGTTGCTCAGCTGCAAGCTCAAGCTCACCCCCTTGATTCTTGCTATGAAGAGGCTGAGAGGACTGCAGCAGGGGAGTTTTCTGTTCAAGAGAG TCCTAGTTCTGCTTCAGGCAGGGTTAATTTGCAGCATATTGACTTAGGTCCAAAGCTATCAGTTGAGCAGCAAGTTTCGCTTTTGAGACCTTTCTCTAAGAAGGAAATTCGGGAGGCTTTATTTAGTATTCCTAATACTAAATCTCCAGGTCCTGATGGGTATGGTTCCGGCTTCTTTAAAGATGTTTGGAGTAAAATAGGTGAAGAGGTTTGCTCGGCTATCTCTTACTGTTTTGAATCTGGAAATTTTCCTTCTAAGCTTCATGAAACAACCATTTCTTTGATTCCTAAGATTGCTAATCCTTCTCGGGCTGTCGACTATAAGCCAATAGCTTGCTGTTCCACACTGTATAAATGCATGGCTAAGTTGATTTGTAAGAGGTTGGCTGTTGTTCTTCCAGTTATTGTTCAATCCAATCAAGGAGCTTTCATTCAAGGTCGATCTATTGCTCACAATATCATGATCTGTCAAGATCTTATTAAAAATTATGGGAGAGTTTCTACTTCTTTGAGATGCGTTATTAAGATAGATTTGAGCAAAGCTTACGATACCGTAGATTGGCTGTTTCTTGAAGGTTTGCTGAAAGCTTTAAAGTTCCCCATGAAGTTTATAGGCTGGGTTATGTCTTGTGTTAGGAATACCACCTATTTTCTAGTGATGAATGGCCGAATTCAAGGCAAGTTTAAAGGGGGGAAGGGGCTGAGACAAGGTGATCCTATGTCACCTCTTTTATTTGTTCTCATCATGGAGTATTTGACTAGAAGTCTTCAATATGCAGCGCTTAATTCCCTTTTTTGTTTTCATCCGATGTGCAAGAATTTAAAGCTCATTAATTTGTGTTTTGCGGATGACTTGCTTATTTTTTGCAAGGGAACTCTCCCAGCTGTTAGGAGTGTTAAGAGGGTGCTTGATGAGTTTGCCATTGCTTCTGGTTTGAACATTAATACTG AAATTAAGATTGAAGATTCAGACTGGGCTAGTAGACACCTCTCCTTTGCTGGCCGGATTCAACTTATTAACTCTGTTCTTCTTGGGCTTCGTAACTATTGGATGTCTATCTTTGTTTTTCCCCAAAGTGTAGTCAAGGAAGTTGAAAGACTTTGTAGAGGGTTCCTTTGGGGAGTTTCTGGGCAGAGGAGTAAATTGCATAACCCTTCTTGGCAAAAAGTTTGCCGTCCCAAAGCTTATGGTGGCTTGGGGTTTAGAGATGGTTCCTTGTGGAACCGGTATGTTCTGGCTAAGTATATTTGGGCCTTATCTTTCAAGCCTGACTTATTATGGGTTAAATGGATTAACTCCATTTATCTGAAAGAAAAGAGCTTTTGGAACTATGATTTAAAGGGGGACTGCAGCTGGTACTGGCGGAAATTGTGTCATCTGAAAAAGTACTTCAGTTCTGCTGCCATTTCAGCTGCTGGTATGAAGAGCAAATTCCTGTCTTCAAAACTGTATAGTAGTCTCCTGACTTAG